The Equus asinus isolate D_3611 breed Donkey chromosome 22, EquAss-T2T_v2, whole genome shotgun sequence genome has a segment encoding these proteins:
- the MRPL51 gene encoding large ribosomal subunit protein mL51, translated as MAGSLSWVAGRGLRGWVPLACRSFFLGVPGLFHVRVTLPPPKVVDRWNEKRAMFGVYDNIGILGNFEKHPKELIRGPRWLRGWKGNELQRCIRKKKMVGNRMFIDDLHNLNKRISYLYKHFNRHGKYR; from the exons ATGGCAGGGAGCCTCTCTTGGGTGGCTGGCAGGGGCCTAAGGGGCTGGGTGCCCCTGGCCTGTAGAAGCTTCTTTCTGG GTGTTCCTGGATTGTTCCATGTAAGGGTCACCCTCCCGCCCCCCAAAGTGGTTGATCGTTGGAACGAGAAGAGGGCCATGTTCGGGGTGTATGACAACATCGGGATCCTGG GAAACTTTGAAAAGCACCCCAAAGAACTGATCAGGGGCCCCAGATGGCTTCGAGGCTGGAAGGGGAATGAATTGCAGCGTTGTATCCGAAAGAAGAAGATGGTTGGAAATCGGATGTTCATTGATGACCTGCACAACCTTAACAAACGCATCAGCTACCTCTACAAACACTTTAACCGACATGGAAAGTATCGCTAG